One window of Streptomyces sp. SUK 48 genomic DNA carries:
- a CDS encoding amino acid ABC transporter permease, with translation MSSDTLAHAPTAPEIPGPPAVPRIVPQRRYGQWTAAVVVLVLLGLALDSVVRNRAFQWDVVAAYFTTGSVLRGLWLTLWLTAVVMVLGFALGTLLAAFRLSANPVLRAVGWGYVWLFRSIPILVQLLLWFNIGALYPTVLGVRTVNLLGPVAVAVVGLTLHEAAYAAEVVRGGILSVDRGQIEAAQALGLSRWRRWRRIVLPQAMRSIVPPAGNMLIGTLKGTSIVSVIAVDDLLFSAQLIYHRTYQVIPLLMVATLWYAVVTTVLGIGQVYVEKYYARGTGGAR, from the coding sequence ATGTCATCCGACACCCTCGCCCACGCACCCACCGCCCCGGAGATACCCGGGCCCCCGGCCGTCCCCCGGATCGTGCCCCAGCGCCGCTACGGACAGTGGACCGCCGCCGTCGTCGTCCTCGTCCTGCTCGGCCTCGCCCTCGACTCCGTGGTCCGCAACCGCGCGTTCCAGTGGGACGTGGTCGCCGCGTACTTCACCACCGGCTCGGTGCTGCGCGGACTGTGGCTCACGCTCTGGCTGACCGCCGTGGTGATGGTCCTCGGCTTCGCCCTCGGCACCCTGCTCGCCGCGTTCCGGCTCTCCGCCAACCCCGTGCTGCGCGCCGTCGGCTGGGGCTATGTCTGGCTGTTCCGGTCCATCCCGATCCTGGTGCAGCTGCTGCTGTGGTTCAACATCGGGGCGCTGTACCCGACCGTCCTCGGGGTGAGGACGGTGAACCTGCTCGGCCCGGTCGCCGTCGCCGTCGTCGGGCTCACCCTGCACGAGGCCGCCTACGCCGCCGAGGTGGTGCGCGGCGGCATCCTCTCCGTCGACCGGGGGCAGATCGAGGCCGCCCAGGCGCTCGGCCTGAGCCGGTGGCGCCGCTGGCGGCGGATCGTGCTGCCGCAGGCGATGCGCTCCATCGTGCCGCCCGCCGGCAACATGCTGATCGGCACCCTCAAGGGCACCTCCATCGTCAGCGTGATCGCGGTCGACGACCTGCTGTTCTCGGCCCAGTTGATCTATCACCGCACCTACCAGGTCATCCCGCTGCTGATGGTCGCCACCCTCTGGTACGCGGTGGTCACCACCGTGCTCGGCAT